DNA from Chloroflexaceae bacterium:
GAAGCGCTGACGGCTGCTAACGGCTTGCCCGAAGGGAACTATGGTCCGATCGAGGTGGGTCCCGACGGCAAGGTGTGGCTGGGCATTGAAGATAAGCTCTTTACGTTAGATGAGCAGGGTCGCTGGCAGGAAGAGTCTATGCCCTGGCCAGGCGGTTGGATCGACAATATTGCGTTTACACAGGACGGCTCGGCGTGGGTGGGTGGCAGCATGACCCTGCACCGCTATATTGGTGAAGAGTGGGAGAGATTTACCACTCCTCCCTATATTACGGATGTCGCGGCTGAAGCAGATGGTACACTGTGGTTCGGGACCGATCGCGGGGTCTGGCGCTATGATGGGTTGAAGCGTTGAAACGGACGGTCTTCTGGCAATCCAGCGTGGTGGCTCTGGCGCTTTTCGGGGCGGCGCTGCTGGCGCGTGTCTACCGGCTCGATGCCCAGAGCCTGTGGCTCGACGAGGGCAGTAGCTGGGCGTTGAGCCGCGCCGGCTGGGGCCGCCTGCTCGGCGAACTGCTGAACCCGACCGCGGCCTATCCGCTCTACCATCTGGTGCTCAAAAGTTGGACGGCGCTGTTCGGCGACTCCGAGGCGGCGCTGCGGCTGCCTTCGGCGCTGGCGGGGGCGCTGGCTGTGCCGCTGATCTACCTGGCGGCTGTGGAATGCGGGCGTCTCAACGGAGCGGAGGGGCGCTTCACGCTCCACGGGCTGGCGGCGGCGACCATCGCCCTGACGGCACCCTACGCCATCTGGTACGCGCAGGAGGCCAAAGTCTACGCCCTGCTGCTCTGTTGCGCGGCGGCGATGACGTGGCTGACGCTGCGCGTGGTTCGCAGCGGGACGCGGCGCGACTGGCTGGCGCTCGGCGCCGTCGCCTTCGGCGCGCTGTTCGTACACCGGCTGGCAGTGTTGCTGGCGCTGGCAGTCGGGGTGGTCACGCTGCTGGCGCGCCCGCCGGCTTCGCGGTGGCGAAGCCTGGCGTGGGCGGGTTTCGGTCTGGCCGCTGCCGGGCTGGTGGCAGGCATGGCTCTGGGCTTGGGCAGTGAGACTGCGGCAACGGGGGCCTACATCCCGGCAGGGCCGCTTGAGGCCCTCTGGCTCACCTTCGTGCGCTTCGCCGTGGACCGCTGGCCGGGCGACGCGCCGTGGTGGTGGCTGCTGCCCTGGCTGGCGCTGGCGGCCTGGGGCCTCGGGCAGGCCGCGCTCGATCTGCGCGGGCCGCGCCGGCCAGCAGCCGCGGCGCTGCTGGTGTTGTTCGGCGTTCCGCTAGCGCTCTTCCTGGCCCAACTGATCTTTACGCGGATCTACGAGGCTCGCTACCTGATTATCATCTTTCCTGCCTGGGCATTGCTGCTGGCCTATCCGCTCGCCTCCCCCGGCGCGCGCGGCGTGAAGCGCGGGGCGCTGCTGGCGCTGCTGGCGCTGGCCGTGGGCGCCGGAGGCCTGGCCCTGTTCCAGCCGGTCAGGGGGCTGTTCTCCGGCGA
Protein-coding regions in this window:
- a CDS encoding glycosyltransferase family 39 protein, translated to MKRTVFWQSSVVALALFGAALLARVYRLDAQSLWLDEGSSWALSRAGWGRLLGELLNPTAAYPLYHLVLKSWTALFGDSEAALRLPSALAGALAVPLIYLAAVECGRLNGAEGRFTLHGLAAATIALTAPYAIWYAQEAKVYALLLCCAAAMTWLTLRVVRSGTRRDWLALGAVAFGALFVHRLAVLLALAVGVVTLLARPPASRWRSLAWAGFGLAAAGLVAGMALGLGSETAATGAYIPAGPLEALWLTFVRFAVDRWPGDAPWWWLLPWLALAAWGLGQAALDLRGPRRPAAAALLVLFGVPLALFLAQLIFTRIYEARYLIIIFPAWALLLAYPLASPGARGVKRGALLALLALAVGAGGLALFQPVRGLFSGDPVKEQYREAIRELAIRVHPDDAVVVHPGYLRPLYDYYMGRFLADPAPEPLTFGNFWRGPTTYGRREWEMERRERLTGYTRSFLLIAPDHARTVDVPLPGDEYGLVGLFWAYSREQRTWPCGIWRFNGAHVLCQEAPEPYFTGELLQPATTSDAVFGGNLRLLGYTLKATTPLGAGVYRAGGNLPISLFWDVAATPSADYSFFLHLCRDCEVPPLASDDGPPLEGYLPTSVWLPGKPARDDRAIHLPADLAPGRYVLLLGVFRPDDATPAGRLAVAGEPNLGAGRLVLGTVEVVPSDALTAAEGVGRP